The region ACCCTCGGTGAAGACCCGGCGGCGGTCAACGTCTCATCGCGCTACTCGGCGCATTTCGGTGCCAACCGCGAAGTCATCGGCATTAATAACATCGAGTTGATTACCGACCGTTCGTTGGAGATCAATCTGCGAGAAATCACGCAGGTCAAAAAGGACTGGCCGGACCGTGCGCTGATCGTCTCGCTGATGGTGCCCTGCGTCGAAGCCTCGTGGAAAAACATCCTGCCGCGAGTGGAAGCCACCGGCGCCGACGGTATCGAACTGAACTTCGGCTGCCCCCATGGCATGCCAGAGCGAGGCATGGGCGCGGCGGTCGGTCAGGTGCCGGAATACGTTGAACAGGTCACGCGCTGGTGCAAGACCTATTGTTCGCTGCCGGTGATCGTCAAGCTGACGCCCAATATCACCGACATTCGCCTCGCGGCGCGGGCCGCCCATCGCGGTGGCGCCGATGCGGTGTCGCTGATCAACACCATCAATTCGATCACCAGTGTCGATTTGGAGCGCATGGTCGCCCTGCCCACCGTCGGCAGCCAAAGCACCCACGGTGGTTACTGCGGCTCGGCAGTGAAGCCCATCGCGTTGAATATGTGCGCGGAAATCGCCCGCGACCCGCAGACACAGGGCTTACCGATTTGCGGCATTGGCGGCATTGGCAGTTGGCGCGACGCGGCAGAGTTCATTGCCTTGGGCAGTGGCGCGGTGCAGGTGTGTACTGCGGCGATGCTGCATGGCTTCCGGATTGTCGAGGAAATGAAGGACGGCTTATCGCGCTGGATGGACAGTCAGGGCTACGCCAACCTGTCGGAATTTTCCGGGCGTGCGGTGGGCAACACCACGGACTGGAAGTACCTCGACATCAATTATCAGGTGATCGCGAAAATTGATCAGGCCGAGTGTATCGGTTGCGGGCGTTGCCACATTGCCTGTGAAGATACGTCACACCAAGCGATTGCCAGCCTGAAGCAGGCCGACGGGACGCATCGCTATGAAGTCATTGATGACGAGTGCGTCGGCTGCAATTTGTGCCAGATTACCTGCCCGGTGGCCGACTGCATCGAGATGGTGCCGATCGACACGGGCAAGCCGTTTTTGGATTGGAACCATGACCCAAGGAATCCCTATAACGTCGCCCTCTAAGCGCACCGGCGCGCGAACGTTCGCCTTCGCGCGCCAGGGGGGCCTAGGGTTCCAACCCAATCCCGCGCAAGATCACCGCGGTCACCGTCTGCACGGCCCGCTCGAACTGCATGTCCGACAGCGGCTGGTGGTCATTGAGGATGTTCACCTGGTGATCGAAGTCGGCGTAATGCTGGGTCGAGGCCCAGATCATGTACAACAGGCT is a window of Pseudomonas sp. DC1.2 DNA encoding:
- the preA gene encoding NAD-dependent dihydropyrimidine dehydrogenase subunit PreA, with amino-acid sequence MADLSIVFAGIKAPNPFWLASAPPTDKAYNVVRAFEAGWGGVVWKTLGEDPAAVNVSSRYSAHFGANREVIGINNIELITDRSLEINLREITQVKKDWPDRALIVSLMVPCVEASWKNILPRVEATGADGIELNFGCPHGMPERGMGAAVGQVPEYVEQVTRWCKTYCSLPVIVKLTPNITDIRLAARAAHRGGADAVSLINTINSITSVDLERMVALPTVGSQSTHGGYCGSAVKPIALNMCAEIARDPQTQGLPICGIGGIGSWRDAAEFIALGSGAVQVCTAAMLHGFRIVEEMKDGLSRWMDSQGYANLSEFSGRAVGNTTDWKYLDINYQVIAKIDQAECIGCGRCHIACEDTSHQAIASLKQADGTHRYEVIDDECVGCNLCQITCPVADCIEMVPIDTGKPFLDWNHDPRNPYNVAL